The Streptomyces laurentii genome contains a region encoding:
- a CDS encoding methylcrotonyl-CoA carboxylase biotin-containing subunit (ATP-grasp domain; cl17255;~Acetyl/propionyl-CoA carboxylase, alpha subunit [Lipid metabolism];~Biotin carboxylase C-terminal domain; pfam02785;~Carbamoyl-phosphate synthase L chain, N-terminal domain; pfam00289;~Methylcrotonyl-CoA carboxylase biotin-containing subunit [Streptomyces venezuelae ATCC10712];~The biotinyl-domain or biotin carboxyl carrier protein (BCCP) domain is present in all biotin-dependent enzymes, such as acetyl-CoA carboxylase, pyruvate carboxylase, propionyl-CoA carboxylase, methylcrotonyl-CoA carboxylase, geranyl-CoA carboxylase; cd06850;~biotinylation site [posttranslational modification];~carboxyltransferase (CT) interaction site;~identified by MetaGeneAnnotator; putative), translated as MLSTLLVANRGEIACRIFRTCRDLGIATVAVYSDADADALHVREADTAVRLPGAAPADTYLRGDLIVKAALAAGADAVHPGYGFLSENPGFARAVTDAGLVWIGPPPAAIEAMASKTRAKELLGVPPLAAADVTADDLPVLVKAAAGGGGRGMRVVRHRADLDGELKAASAEALSAFGDGEVFVEPYVENGRHVEVQILADTHGTVWTLGTRDCSLQRRHQKVIEESPAPGLPPGLVASLYERSAAAAKAVGYTGAGTVEFLVAGGRAHFLEMNTRLQVEHPVTEAVFGIDLVALQIAVAEGDALPPDPPEPSGHAIEARLYAEDPAARWAPQAGRLHTFELPGLGLSGSGLPGSGSAGSGLPGGPGLRVDTGYVSGDTVGVHYDAMLAKVVAHAPTRAAAARLLARGLERARIHGPSTNRDLLVASLRHPGFTEPARLGTDFYAEHLDVLTVPPPGEEYAAVAAALADAAVNPSRFGGGWRNVRSQDERRAYTGLARTGDGGHEVAYRPTRAGGYQVTSPPGVRAVAVAADRVSLEAGGIVRHFSIARHDGTVYAGPHRLTPVPRFPDPDDQREPGSLLAPMPGTVVRVADGLAVGGRVEAGQPLLWLEAMKMEHRVTAPASGTLTALHAAPGRQVEVGALLAVVSTDAQEEPSA; from the coding sequence ATGTTGTCGACTCTTCTCGTGGCCAACCGGGGCGAGATCGCCTGCCGGATCTTCCGTACCTGCCGTGACCTGGGCATCGCGACCGTCGCCGTGTACTCCGACGCGGACGCCGACGCCCTGCACGTACGGGAGGCGGACACGGCGGTACGGCTGCCGGGCGCGGCCCCCGCGGACACCTATCTGCGCGGCGACCTGATCGTGAAGGCCGCGCTGGCGGCCGGGGCCGACGCCGTCCACCCCGGCTACGGCTTCCTCTCCGAGAACCCCGGCTTCGCGCGCGCCGTCACCGACGCCGGACTGGTGTGGATCGGCCCGCCGCCGGCCGCGATCGAGGCCATGGCGTCCAAGACCCGTGCCAAGGAACTCCTCGGCGTGCCGCCGCTCGCCGCCGCCGACGTCACCGCCGACGACCTGCCCGTCCTGGTGAAGGCGGCGGCGGGCGGCGGCGGCCGGGGCATGCGTGTCGTACGGCACAGGGCCGACCTGGACGGCGAGTTGAAGGCCGCGTCGGCGGAGGCACTGAGCGCGTTCGGGGACGGCGAGGTCTTCGTCGAGCCGTACGTCGAGAACGGCCGCCACGTCGAGGTGCAGATCCTGGCCGACACCCATGGCACCGTCTGGACCCTCGGCACCCGCGACTGCTCACTCCAGCGCCGCCACCAGAAGGTGATCGAGGAATCCCCGGCGCCCGGTCTGCCGCCCGGACTCGTCGCCTCGCTGTACGAGCGGTCGGCGGCGGCCGCGAAGGCCGTCGGGTACACCGGCGCGGGCACGGTCGAGTTCCTGGTCGCCGGCGGCCGCGCGCACTTCCTGGAGATGAACACCCGCCTCCAGGTCGAACACCCGGTCACCGAGGCCGTGTTCGGTATCGACCTCGTCGCCCTCCAGATCGCCGTCGCCGAGGGCGACGCGCTGCCGCCCGATCCGCCGGAGCCGTCCGGGCACGCCATCGAGGCCCGCCTGTACGCGGAGGACCCGGCCGCCCGCTGGGCCCCGCAGGCCGGCCGGCTGCACACCTTCGAGCTGCCCGGCCTGGGCCTGTCCGGCTCCGGGCTGCCCGGCTCCGGCTCGGCCGGCTCCGGTCTGCCCGGCGGACCGGGCCTCAGGGTCGATACCGGTTACGTCTCCGGCGACACCGTCGGCGTGCACTACGACGCCATGCTCGCCAAGGTCGTCGCCCACGCCCCGACCCGCGCCGCGGCCGCCCGCCTGCTCGCCCGCGGCCTTGAACGCGCCCGTATCCACGGCCCGTCGACCAACCGCGACCTGCTGGTCGCCTCCCTCCGCCACCCCGGCTTCACCGAACCGGCCCGCCTCGGCACCGACTTCTACGCCGAACACCTGGACGTCCTGACGGTCCCGCCGCCGGGCGAGGAGTACGCGGCGGTCGCGGCCGCCCTCGCCGACGCCGCCGTCAACCCATCTCGTTTCGGGGGAGGTTGGCGCAACGTACGGTCGCAGGACGAGCGCCGGGCGTACACCGGACTCGCCCGCACGGGCGACGGCGGTCACGAGGTCGCGTACCGCCCGACCCGCGCCGGCGGCTATCAGGTGACCAGCCCTCCCGGAGTGCGTGCCGTCGCCGTCGCGGCCGACCGCGTCAGCCTCGAAGCCGGCGGAATCGTCCGGCACTTCTCGATCGCCCGCCACGACGGGACCGTGTACGCCGGACCGCACCGCCTTACCCCCGTACCCCGCTTCCCCGACCCCGACGACCAGCGGGAGCCCGGCTCCCTGCTGGCCCCCATGCCCGGCACCGTCGTCCGCGTCGCCGACGGCCTGGCCGTCGGCGGCCGGGTCGAGGCCGGGCAGCCCCTGCTGTGGCTGGAGGCCATGAAGATGGAACACCGGGTCACCGCGCCCGCCTCCGGCACGCTCACCGCGCTCCACGCCGCCCCCGGCCGCCAGGTCGAGGTCGGTGCCCTGCTCGCCGTCGTATCGACCGATGCACAGGAGGAACCGTCCGCATGA